The proteins below are encoded in one region of Neisseria macacae ATCC 33926:
- a CDS encoding inorganic phosphate transporter translates to MAQTQMSANLKLINAVFAAMLVGMVGYFIYWGLGYTHYNHSILFIIATMFGVFMAFNVGGNDIANSFGTSVGSGTLTIPQALLIAAVFEVSGAVIAGGEVTDTIRKGIVDLNGIDLQPMQFVFIMMSALLAAALWLLFASRKGLPVSTTHAIIGGIVGSAVCMAVMNNMNAGDLIQWSKLGEIALSWVLSPILGGTVSYLLFSRVKKNVLDYNAWAEGTLKGIKQEKKAYKEQHRLFFEALSESEKVEYATKMAHDAQIYDEPDFDPADLKSDYYRGLYDLDNRKNNVDSYKALHSWVPFIASFGGMMIAAMLIFKGLNNLHLGMSNVNSFLTIFMIGAAVWMGTFVFAKSLKRKDLDKSTFQMFSWMQVFTACGFAFSHGANDIANAIGPFAAIMDALRTNSITSQNAVPPIAMLTFGIALIVGLWFVGKEVIKTVGSSLAEMHPASGFTAELSAAAVVMAASFMGLPVSSTHILVGAVLGIGLVNRNANWKLMKPIGLAWVITLPAAAILSVTCYLILQALF, encoded by the coding sequence ATGGCTCAAACTCAGATGAGTGCCAACTTGAAGCTGATTAATGCTGTCTTTGCCGCTATGCTGGTGGGCATGGTCGGCTATTTTATTTACTGGGGCTTGGGCTATACCCATTACAACCATTCCATATTGTTCATTATCGCTACCATGTTCGGCGTTTTCATGGCGTTTAATGTGGGCGGTAACGATATCGCCAATTCCTTCGGTACCAGCGTCGGCTCCGGTACGCTGACGATTCCCCAGGCTTTGCTGATTGCGGCGGTGTTCGAGGTCAGCGGCGCGGTGATTGCGGGCGGCGAAGTGACCGATACCATACGCAAAGGCATTGTGGATCTGAACGGCATCGACCTTCAACCCATGCAGTTTGTCTTTATCATGATGTCCGCGCTGCTCGCAGCGGCATTGTGGCTTCTGTTCGCCTCGCGCAAAGGCCTGCCTGTTTCCACCACCCACGCCATTATCGGCGGTATCGTCGGCAGCGCGGTCTGCATGGCGGTGATGAACAATATGAATGCGGGCGATCTGATTCAATGGAGCAAATTGGGCGAAATCGCCCTGTCTTGGGTTTTGTCCCCCATTTTGGGCGGCACGGTTTCCTATTTACTGTTTTCCAGAGTGAAGAAAAACGTTTTGGATTACAACGCTTGGGCGGAAGGCACGCTCAAGGGCATCAAGCAAGAAAAAAAGGCTTACAAAGAACAGCACCGCCTGTTTTTTGAAGCCTTGAGCGAAAGCGAAAAAGTCGAATACGCCACCAAAATGGCGCACGACGCGCAAATCTACGACGAGCCGGATTTTGATCCCGCCGATCTGAAAAGCGACTACTACCGCGGCCTGTACGATTTGGACAACCGCAAAAACAACGTCGACTCCTATAAAGCCCTTCATTCTTGGGTTCCCTTTATTGCCTCTTTCGGCGGGATGATGATTGCCGCCATGCTGATCTTCAAAGGGTTGAACAACCTTCACTTAGGCATGAGCAACGTCAACAGCTTCCTGACCATCTTCATGATCGGCGCGGCAGTGTGGATGGGTACGTTCGTATTCGCCAAAAGCCTGAAGCGCAAAGATTTGGATAAATCCACCTTTCAAATGTTTTCATGGATGCAGGTATTTACCGCCTGCGGCTTCGCCTTCAGCCACGGCGCGAACGATATTGCCAACGCCATCGGCCCGTTTGCCGCCATTATGGACGCATTGCGCACCAACAGCATTACCTCTCAAAACGCCGTTCCGCCGATTGCCATGCTGACATTCGGTATCGCCTTGATTGTCGGCTTGTGGTTTGTCGGTAAAGAAGTGATTAAAACCGTCGGCAGCAGCTTGGCGGAAATGCACCCCGCTTCGGGCTTTACCGCCGAACTTTCCGCCGCCGCCGTCGTGATGGCCGCCTCCTTTATGGGGCTGCCCGTATCCAGTACCCATATTTTGGTCGGCGCGGTACTCGGCATCGGTTTGGTCAACCGCAACGCCAACTGGAAGCTGATGAAACCCATCGGCTTGGCATGGGTCATTACCCTGCCTGCCGCCGCCATCCTGTCCGTGACCTGCTACCTGATTCTGCAAGCCCTGTTCTAA
- a CDS encoding factor H-binding protein has translation MKAVRLVLAASLVSTLAACGSSSSALSDAIGKGFDPKAKGVKYITVFESVPENGTMQLSANNKVQTLKKGDNLDTAFLKRDKISYYDYVGKINVNGQVIDLERGDFMVYKQDNSAVAAKYIKQKADPADGNKLKDLQAYEFKVGEVQGKEIAFKDLPQLGRYTYRGIAFNGDDNSGRLTYTIDFEKKQGQGKISGMAPDYNVDLAAANIAAAGAGSAINGRATLNNEDKGSYRLNIFGSKAEEIAGKAQVKVGDKEKDIGLAGKKE, from the coding sequence ATGAAAGCCGTCCGCTTGGTTCTTGCCGCATCTTTGGTTTCTACGCTTGCCGCCTGCGGCAGCTCCTCTTCCGCGCTGTCCGATGCGATAGGCAAAGGCTTTGATCCTAAGGCTAAGGGCGTGAAATACATTACCGTTTTCGAGAGCGTTCCCGAAAACGGCACGATGCAGCTGAGTGCCAACAATAAGGTGCAAACGCTTAAAAAAGGCGATAATTTGGACACCGCCTTTCTGAAGCGCGACAAGATTTCCTATTATGACTACGTCGGCAAAATCAACGTCAACGGACAGGTCATCGATTTAGAACGCGGCGACTTTATGGTTTACAAACAAGACAATTCGGCTGTCGCTGCCAAATATATCAAGCAGAAAGCCGATCCTGCCGACGGCAACAAGCTGAAAGACTTGCAGGCGTATGAATTTAAAGTCGGCGAAGTGCAAGGTAAGGAAATTGCCTTTAAAGACCTGCCGCAACTGGGCCGCTATACCTACCGCGGTATCGCGTTTAACGGCGACGATAATAGCGGCCGCCTGACGTACACCATTGATTTCGAGAAAAAACAAGGTCAGGGCAAAATCAGCGGCATGGCACCTGATTACAATGTCGATTTGGCTGCCGCCAACATTGCCGCAGCAGGTGCGGGTTCGGCAATCAACGGACGCGCGACGCTCAATAATGAAGACAAAGGCAGCTACCGTTTGAACATTTTCGGCAGCAAAGCCGAAGAGATTGCCGGTAAAGCGCAAGTGAAAGTCGGCGATAAAGAAAAAGACATCGGACTTGCCGGTAAAAAAGAATAA
- a CDS encoding glycine zipper domain-containing protein — protein sequence MTMKPLMAVLLAASLSLPAIHAEARGTANQKKATLAGAAAGAALGGLLGNDGQSAIIGAVAGGLAGNAYAYHNKKMNQKDNDIALRDRRYRESRYYGYDGYGYGDPYYRDTYYKKHKHKHYHRKHYRDWDDDYYDYDDD from the coding sequence ATGACCATGAAACCACTTATGGCGGTATTGCTCGCCGCCAGCCTCAGCCTCCCCGCCATCCACGCGGAAGCGCGAGGCACGGCAAACCAGAAAAAAGCCACCCTTGCCGGCGCAGCAGCAGGCGCAGCCTTGGGCGGCCTGTTGGGCAACGACGGACAAAGCGCGATCATCGGCGCAGTGGCGGGCGGTTTGGCAGGCAACGCCTACGCCTACCACAATAAAAAAATGAATCAAAAAGACAACGATATCGCCTTGCGCGACCGCCGTTACCGTGAATCCCGCTACTACGGCTACGACGGTTACGGCTATGGTGATCCGTACTACCGCGATACGTACTACAAAAAACACAAACATAAACATTACCACCGCAAACACTACCGCGACTGGGACGATGATTACTACGATTACGACGACGATTAA
- a CDS encoding sel1 repeat family protein, with amino-acid sequence MKPAQTSLLFALLLGLLPAAYAEDYDDKAYQNLITQCTRNQLDSCVTLGIWTRDYLESPADAYLPLKKACDGKNMKGCNVLANLYLDPYSGLGMDYPKALELYRKACKGGYENACRNAKETEEEMRNQTAEDRAAKRQERLEALQRSCMGENDAACRALQRELQR; translated from the coding sequence ATGAAACCCGCCCAAACCTCCCTGCTGTTCGCCCTTCTGCTCGGACTGCTGCCGGCAGCATACGCCGAAGACTACGACGATAAAGCCTATCAAAACCTGATCACGCAATGCACGCGCAACCAGCTCGACAGTTGCGTCACGCTCGGCATTTGGACCCGCGACTATCTGGAAAGCCCCGCCGATGCCTACCTGCCGCTGAAAAAAGCCTGCGACGGCAAAAACATGAAGGGCTGCAACGTATTGGCAAACCTCTATTTAGACCCATACAGCGGGCTGGGCATGGACTACCCCAAAGCCCTCGAACTCTACCGCAAAGCCTGCAAAGGCGGCTATGAAAACGCCTGCCGTAACGCCAAAGAAACCGAAGAGGAAATGCGCAATCAAACGGCGGAAGACCGCGCAGCCAAACGTCAAGAGCGGCTGGAGGCGCTGCAACGTTCCTGCATGGGCGAAAACGATGCCGCTTGCAGGGCCTTACAACGCGAATTGCAACGCTGA
- a CDS encoding RNA-binding S4 domain-containing protein — protein sequence MEATVYLEDNEYIALCDLLKLAGLAESGGQAKAFIAEGLVLRNGETETRKTAKIRGGEVIEFDGARLEIADGYDPEE from the coding sequence ATGGAAGCCACCGTCTATCTCGAAGACAACGAATACATCGCCTTATGCGACCTCTTGAAGCTCGCTGGACTTGCCGAAAGCGGCGGGCAGGCGAAAGCGTTTATCGCCGAAGGGCTGGTGTTGCGCAACGGCGAAACCGAAACCCGCAAAACCGCCAAAATACGCGGCGGCGAAGTCATCGAGTTTGACGGCGCGCGCTTGGAAATCGCCGATGGATACGACCCTGAAGAATAA
- a CDS encoding PHP domain-containing protein, which translates to MIDLHCHSTVSDGMLSPAEVVRLAHQNGCTLLALTDHDHTGGIAEARAEADALGLRFVNGVEISVTWRGRTIHVVGLDFDEQDENLQNLLAQVRQGRLKRLEAIAAKLEKKGIGGAYDGALALAANKEMVSRTHIAEFLIRAGHVKNKQQAFTKYLGDGKSCAIRHEWATLADCVSAVNGAGGMAVIAHPMRYDLSATAKRNLFEEFKKLGGVGIEVHSGNCCKNDRLNYALLAERFGMLASAGSDFHRLNDFSGGILGACPELPENCKPVWEHFKRV; encoded by the coding sequence ATGATAGACCTGCACTGCCATTCCACCGTTTCCGACGGTATGCTCTCCCCCGCCGAAGTCGTGCGCCTTGCGCATCAAAACGGCTGCACGCTGCTGGCGTTGACCGACCATGACCACACCGGCGGCATCGCCGAAGCGCGTGCCGAAGCCGACGCACTCGGGCTGCGTTTCGTCAACGGCGTGGAAATCTCCGTAACTTGGCGCGGGCGTACCATACACGTTGTCGGTTTGGATTTCGACGAACAGGACGAAAACCTGCAAAACCTGTTGGCGCAAGTACGGCAAGGCCGTCTGAAACGCCTTGAAGCCATCGCCGCCAAGCTCGAAAAGAAAGGCATCGGCGGTGCATACGACGGCGCGCTCGCGCTGGCGGCAAACAAAGAAATGGTCAGCCGCACCCACATCGCCGAGTTCCTCATCCGGGCGGGACACGTCAAAAACAAGCAGCAGGCGTTCACCAAATACTTGGGTGACGGCAAATCCTGCGCCATCCGACACGAGTGGGCGACGCTGGCAGACTGCGTCTCCGCCGTCAACGGCGCGGGCGGCATGGCGGTCATCGCCCACCCCATGCGCTACGATTTGTCCGCCACCGCCAAGCGCAATCTGTTTGAAGAATTTAAAAAACTCGGCGGCGTGGGCATCGAAGTCCACAGCGGCAACTGCTGCAAAAACGACCGACTCAACTACGCGCTGTTGGCAGAACGCTTTGGCATGCTCGCCAGCGCGGGCAGCGACTTCCACCGCTTAAACGACTTCAGCGGCGGCATCCTCGGCGCGTGTCCCGAACTGCCGGAAAACTGCAAACCGGTTTGGGAACATTTCAAAAGGGTTTGA
- a CDS encoding methionine/alanine import family NSS transporter small subunit: MSTSAIVMMIIALVVIWGGFILSVWRLPEE, encoded by the coding sequence ATGAGTACCTCAGCCATCGTCATGATGATTATCGCACTCGTCGTCATTTGGGGCGGATTCATTCTGTCCGTATGGCGGCTGCCTGAAGAATAG
- the rfaE2 gene encoding D-glycero-beta-D-manno-heptose 1-phosphate adenylyltransferase: protein MSDWSLPDFERKICPPEELAQRLHELPRPLVFTNGCFDILHRGHVTYLAQARSAGAALVLALNTDASVRRLGKGDDRPVNPLENRAAVAAALASVDLVTWFDEDTPAELIEQIKPDILIKGGDWPVEKIVGAQETLARGGKVFSIPFLHQTSTTKTLEKIRAAEGGK from the coding sequence ATGTCTGACTGGTCCCTCCCCGATTTCGAACGCAAAATCTGCCCGCCCGAAGAATTGGCGCAACGTCTGCACGAACTGCCCCGCCCGCTGGTGTTTACCAACGGCTGTTTCGATATTCTGCACAGGGGGCATGTTACCTATCTGGCGCAGGCTCGGTCGGCGGGGGCGGCGTTGGTGTTGGCTTTGAACACGGATGCGTCCGTGCGCCGTTTGGGCAAGGGGGACGACCGCCCCGTCAATCCGCTGGAAAACCGCGCGGCGGTAGCGGCGGCATTGGCAAGCGTGGACTTGGTCACTTGGTTTGACGAAGACACGCCCGCCGAGTTGATCGAGCAAATCAAACCCGACATCCTGATTAAAGGCGGCGACTGGCCGGTCGAAAAAATCGTCGGCGCGCAAGAAACGCTGGCGCGCGGCGGCAAAGTGTTTTCCATTCCGTTCCTGCACCAGACTTCCACCACGAAAACGCTGGAGAAAATCCGCGCAGCCGAGGGCGGCAAATGA
- a CDS encoding bifunctional biotin--[acetyl-CoA-carboxylase] ligase/type III pantothenate kinase — MTALKLPHSRVLAELADGLPQHVSHLARIAGVKPHQLNGFWQQMPAHIRGLLRQHDGQWRLVRPLALFDEEALQRLGAERGFQTTLKHECTSSNDEILNLARTSPEQAHKSLCVAHLQTKGRGRQGRKWTHRLGECLMFSFGWVFDKPQHELGSLAPAVALACRRALAASGLDIQIKWPNDLVAGRDKLGGILIETVRNGGKTAAVIGIGINFVLPKEVENAASVQALFHNAQLARGTASVHCIPASTLLDKLLGELNAVLTQYAQDGFAPFLEEYQTAHRDHGKPVLLLRDGQTVNEGTVLNVDAQGALHLMTPAGEQTVVSGEISLRPDDTPRAAAPRPPERLLLLDGGNSQLKWAWVENGVFNEVTRAPYRDLSKLGEEWAARSDDRTRIVGCAVCGDLKKALVEAHLTAPVRWLPSMPQALGIRNHYRNPAEHGSDRWFNALGSRRFSQNACVVVSCGTAVTTDALTEDNHYLGGTIMPGFHLMKEALAAKTANLDRPAGKVYPFPTTTPNAITSGMMDAVCGAVIMMHGRLQQKTGEGKPVDVIITGGGASKVVNALPKQFVLDNTVKIVDNLVIYGLLNWVAQEQEQPDKLPE, encoded by the coding sequence ATGACCGCGCTGAAACTGCCGCACAGTCGGGTTTTGGCGGAACTCGCCGACGGTCTGCCGCAACACGTTTCCCATCTCGCGCGTATCGCGGGCGTGAAGCCGCACCAGCTCAACGGCTTTTGGCAACAGATGCCCGCGCACATCCGCGGACTGCTGCGCCAGCACGACGGGCAATGGCGGCTCGTGCGCCCGCTTGCCTTGTTTGACGAAGAAGCGTTGCAGCGTTTGGGCGCGGAACGCGGTTTTCAGACGACCTTAAAACACGAATGCACATCCAGCAACGACGAAATCCTGAATCTGGCGCGCACTTCGCCCGAACAAGCCCATAAATCGCTCTGCGTCGCGCATCTGCAAACCAAAGGCCGCGGGCGGCAGGGACGCAAGTGGACACACCGGCTGGGCGAATGCCTGATGTTCAGCTTCGGCTGGGTATTCGACAAACCGCAGCACGAACTCGGCTCGCTCGCCCCCGCCGTCGCGCTCGCCTGCCGCCGCGCCTTGGCAGCATCGGGTTTGGACATACAAATCAAGTGGCCGAACGATTTGGTCGCCGGCAGGGACAAACTCGGCGGCATCCTGATCGAAACCGTCCGCAACGGAGGCAAAACCGCCGCCGTCATCGGCATAGGCATCAATTTCGTCCTGCCAAAAGAAGTCGAAAACGCCGCCTCCGTCCAAGCCCTTTTCCACAACGCGCAGCTTGCCCGCGGCACCGCCTCCGTACACTGCATTCCCGCTTCAACGCTGTTGGACAAATTATTGGGCGAACTCAATGCCGTGCTGACGCAATACGCGCAAGACGGGTTCGCCCCCTTCCTCGAAGAATACCAAACCGCCCACCGCGACCACGGCAAACCCGTCCTCCTCCTGCGCGACGGGCAAACCGTAAACGAAGGCACCGTACTCAATGTCGATGCGCAAGGCGCGTTGCACCTGATGACACCGGCAGGCGAACAAACCGTCGTCAGCGGCGAAATCAGCCTGCGCCCCGACGACACGCCCCGCGCCGCCGCACCGCGCCCGCCCGAACGCCTCCTCCTGCTCGACGGCGGCAATAGCCAGCTCAAATGGGCATGGGTGGAAAACGGCGTGTTCAACGAAGTCACCCGCGCGCCGTACCGCGATTTGAGCAAGCTCGGCGAAGAATGGGCAGCGCGTTCAGACGACCGTACCCGCATCGTCGGCTGCGCCGTGTGCGGCGACCTCAAAAAAGCCCTGGTCGAAGCTCACCTGACCGCGCCCGTCCGCTGGCTGCCCTCCATGCCGCAGGCGCTCGGCATCCGCAACCACTACCGCAACCCCGCCGAACACGGCTCCGACCGCTGGTTCAACGCCTTGGGCAGCCGCCGTTTCAGCCAAAATGCCTGCGTCGTCGTCAGCTGCGGCACCGCCGTAACCACCGACGCGCTCACCGAAGACAACCATTACCTCGGCGGCACCATCATGCCCGGCTTCCACCTCATGAAAGAAGCCCTCGCCGCCAAAACCGCCAACCTCGACCGCCCCGCCGGCAAAGTGTACCCCTTCCCCACCACCACGCCCAACGCCATCACCAGCGGCATGATGGATGCCGTTTGCGGAGCCGTCATCATGATGCACGGGCGGCTGCAACAAAAAACGGGCGAAGGCAAACCCGTCGACGTCATCATCACCGGCGGCGGCGCAAGCAAAGTCGTCAACGCCCTGCCCAAGCAGTTTGTTTTGGACAATACAGTAAAAATTGTAGATAATCTCGTCATTTACGGCTTATTGAACTGGGTCGCGCAAGAGCAGGAACAGCCTGATAAATTGCCCGAATAA
- a CDS encoding anhydro-N-acetylmuramic acid kinase, translating into MNTQLYIGIMSGTSMDGADAVLIRMQGNQWQGALAHAFTPYSDDLRQELLNLQNIGDNELHRSNILSQTLSRLYAQTVHTLLSEQNLPVEAVTAIGCHGQTVRHAPEHGYSIQLADLPLLAELTGIFTIGDFRSRDLASGGQGAPLVPAFHQALFQHLQETRVVLNIGGISNISVLPPQQAAFGFDTGPGNMLMDAWMQHNWQQSYDRDGQRAAQGSILPDLLNRLLDHPYFRRPHPKSTGRELFSLNWLQGRLKGGEKPEDVLRTLVRYTAQTIRDAVDTAAPDTRNLYVCGGGIRNPVLMQDLADLFSPAVGLNSTAALHLDPQWVEAAAFAWLAACWINRTPSSPNHATGAAKACILGAGHYA; encoded by the coding sequence ATGAATACCCAACTTTATATCGGCATCATGTCCGGCACCAGCATGGACGGTGCAGATGCCGTGCTTATCCGTATGCAGGGCAATCAATGGCAGGGCGCGCTGGCTCATGCCTTTACCCCGTATTCAGACGACCTCCGTCAAGAGCTTCTAAACCTTCAAAATATCGGCGACAACGAATTGCACCGCAGCAATATCCTGTCCCAGACCCTCAGCCGCCTTTACGCGCAAACCGTCCACACCCTCCTCTCAGAACAAAACCTGCCCGTCGAAGCCGTTACCGCCATCGGCTGCCACGGGCAAACCGTCCGCCACGCCCCCGAACACGGTTACAGCATCCAGCTTGCCGACTTGCCCCTGCTGGCGGAACTGACCGGCATTTTCACCATCGGCGATTTCCGCAGCCGCGATTTGGCTTCGGGCGGGCAAGGCGCGCCGCTGGTTCCCGCCTTCCATCAAGCCCTGTTCCAACATCTGCAGGAAACCCGCGTCGTCCTCAATATCGGCGGCATCTCCAACATCAGCGTCTTACCGCCGCAGCAAGCCGCTTTCGGCTTCGATACCGGCCCCGGCAATATGCTGATGGACGCGTGGATGCAGCACAACTGGCAGCAGTCATACGACCGAGACGGGCAACGCGCCGCACAAGGTTCCATCCTGCCTGATTTGTTGAACCGCCTGCTCGACCACCCCTATTTCAGACGACCCCATCCCAAAAGTACGGGCAGGGAGCTTTTCTCCTTAAACTGGCTTCAAGGTCGTCTGAAAGGCGGCGAAAAGCCCGAAGATGTTTTAAGAACCTTGGTTCGCTACACCGCGCAAACCATCCGCGACGCCGTTGATACAGCCGCCCCTGACACGCGCAATCTCTATGTCTGCGGCGGCGGCATCCGCAATCCGGTTTTGATGCAGGATTTGGCGGACCTGTTCTCTCCCGCTGTCGGATTAAACAGCACCGCAGCGCTCCACCTTGACCCGCAATGGGTCGAAGCCGCCGCTTTTGCCTGGCTCGCCGCGTGTTGGATAAACCGAACGCCCAGCAGCCCGAACCATGCGACAGGCGCAGCCAAAGCCTGCATCTTGGGCGCAGGCCACTACGCCTGA